The following coding sequences are from one uncultured Desulfobacter sp. window:
- a CDS encoding PQQ-binding-like beta-propeller repeat protein: MNFKLRHLFVRNSIGCFFLLRNVFLLFGRQIFYGLLAFTLAFYNVVLADSAKIIWHDDCFVKEGRLSTDVKQAISIDSFNLVVWDIQTESKIYDVSLESFFKQYVQIHGASVSPKLDVFIIATNGTLYLFNLKNGKQRWSINTELDLNKFVWSEDGKFIVVSSEYHSSAKVINTISGEIFLDFKLPKKNGLSIESIAITHKNNMIFAGTSNEGFLYNLNSGRVQRSIERHGIFFGASFSPDGLFLATAMGNNEVCLWEVETGKLVRSFQGHQDLVLTVVFSNDGSLLASAGQDKTIRIWDIETGRQLDELKGHSQGINGLNFGPQKKVLISVANDNTSRVWNIEKTISTKEIDRTLPQLPTLSVNKGHTGGVTATALSENGKFLATGDANGNVELLHTNNGNVIKRFMAHPGLRGEIIKIFIAFNQKAIVTASRDGKLSIWDILTGKRLLHINTNHTTLSDIALINDGERILTASEDGGSIIEWNGRNGNKIRTVSNFYERDQGIFSLSVLQEKGRIAAAKRDGTVTILDLKNSKELQNLLISEKTVVNNVVITSDGKHIATSSLNGQVGIWELNSEKLLYSWNFPGNQIFALEFAPDQNRLFVGLNNGEVHIYSIKHGNHVHSLPQFKKMNGWSSDIRSICFSTKKDIFAISSGAFEGESGYIKLFEAEQYKLINDFSSYVQIPVLARYSPDEHFIIVDGKNGTTIWDLETGKVLKRHKQTIFKPCTILSKEGSIAVPLEETVRIFSEQNKNERTITIPRTNKYDFGFINYIAIAPKVNKMLIQRWGSEEVILHDYHSGKILEHYNTGIVSFPPLFTPAEDAFLTVTHHNVVLWDINSNKSMVSIEKKDAFIGFERAVFTQNGEFAILYTQGLTGSALVLDMKKGEIIRSFSEKKYQIHNNSYWVVDSPPKDPMLLDYGKRGKITIINPTNGEIKQELVGGGGDITAVSVSGDGRLIAIAGEERNICIWRLNDGVMTHTFQYHSGRITSLVFSNDGKRILSASDDGSVGVWKLSNGALIANLFDFDNSWVVVNPEGYFDTDRPESIPGLSWIMPDDPLTPIPIEIFLRDYFKPYLLPQILTGGKFKQIRDLKNLNRIQPKVKILSVRQADSPTEVNVNVEVESVTTTIRENGKKKKVMSGVHDLRIYRQGRIVSQWPKNNKDTYKDIDTKSKTELIAWRKASKIKLDKNGKAIKTFTVKIPRNTNLKETNFSAYAFNSDRVKSNTSSIVYQNKTKISKGKRCAHVIAVGISNNQDFNWRLGFAAEDAKLIQQKVVEHLKSEGQYDKVNKIGLITSPPDFGLLQSSQLSNTEDIIQPTKDNIKLVIDILSGKAVRPDLLNKIPQSILLDLKPVAPEDMIILSFSCHGVTSENGEFYLIPYDIGSNRRNEDKSVMLSKAISSQELSSWLISLDAELLMIIDTCHSASAIEINGFKPAPLGNLGLGQLSYDKKMPILTASTANEVAWAKGYSLLSYAFAYEGIGEKKAAKHGKVTLRDALHYAVDRVPMLYKERIRNEAPIKIQTPKLFDFNKSL; this comes from the coding sequence ATGAATTTTAAATTACGTCATTTATTTGTGCGGAACTCCATAGGGTGTTTTTTTTTATTACGTAATGTTTTTTTATTATTCGGACGACAAATCTTTTATGGCCTATTAGCATTTACTTTGGCTTTTTATAATGTCGTTTTGGCAGATAGCGCAAAGATCATATGGCATGATGACTGTTTTGTGAAAGAAGGCCGTCTTAGTACGGATGTTAAACAGGCAATTAGCATTGATTCTTTTAATTTAGTCGTATGGGATATACAAACTGAAAGTAAAATTTATGATGTGTCATTAGAATCATTTTTCAAACAATATGTACAGATTCATGGCGCTTCAGTTTCACCAAAGCTTGATGTATTTATTATCGCCACTAATGGAACTTTATACCTCTTTAATTTAAAAAATGGTAAACAGCGTTGGTCTATAAATACTGAACTTGATCTTAATAAGTTCGTATGGTCTGAAGATGGAAAATTCATAGTTGTCTCCAGTGAATATCATTCATCAGCTAAAGTAATAAATACTATCTCAGGGGAAATATTTTTAGATTTCAAACTCCCTAAAAAAAATGGGCTCTCCATTGAGAGTATTGCAATCACACATAAAAATAATATGATCTTTGCCGGGACATCGAATGAGGGGTTTCTGTATAATCTAAATTCGGGTAGGGTTCAGAGGTCTATAGAGCGACATGGGATTTTTTTTGGTGCCTCCTTTTCCCCTGATGGTCTTTTTCTTGCTACAGCCATGGGAAATAACGAAGTCTGTCTATGGGAGGTGGAAACGGGAAAACTCGTAAGAAGCTTCCAAGGACATCAAGATCTGGTCTTAACAGTAGTGTTCAGTAATGACGGTTCGTTGTTGGCCTCTGCTGGGCAAGATAAAACCATTCGGATCTGGGACATCGAAACGGGCAGGCAACTTGATGAACTCAAGGGACATAGTCAAGGTATTAACGGATTAAATTTTGGCCCTCAAAAAAAAGTATTAATAAGTGTTGCAAATGATAATACGTCTCGTGTTTGGAATATAGAAAAAACAATATCGACTAAGGAGATCGACAGAACGCTGCCTCAACTTCCAACCCTATCTGTTAATAAGGGCCATACAGGAGGAGTTACTGCAACGGCACTAAGTGAAAATGGAAAATTTCTTGCAACCGGAGATGCAAATGGGAACGTGGAACTATTGCATACAAACAATGGGAACGTAATCAAACGATTTATGGCTCACCCTGGTCTCCGCGGAGAAATAATAAAAATATTTATAGCATTTAACCAGAAAGCGATTGTAACTGCTAGCCGTGATGGAAAACTTAGTATCTGGGACATCTTAACTGGAAAAAGGCTGTTGCATATAAATACAAATCATACCACTCTCAGTGATATTGCATTAATTAATGATGGTGAGCGTATATTAACTGCTTCAGAGGATGGAGGTAGCATTATTGAATGGAATGGCAGGAATGGAAATAAAATCCGTACGGTTAGCAACTTTTATGAACGCGATCAAGGTATATTTTCCCTATCAGTTCTTCAGGAAAAAGGACGAATTGCAGCAGCAAAGAGAGATGGAACAGTAACAATATTAGATTTAAAAAACAGCAAAGAACTTCAAAATTTATTAATTTCAGAAAAAACTGTAGTAAACAATGTGGTTATCACATCAGACGGTAAACATATTGCAACAAGCAGTTTGAATGGGCAAGTTGGGATATGGGAGCTCAATAGCGAAAAACTTTTGTATTCATGGAATTTCCCAGGTAATCAAATTTTTGCTTTGGAATTTGCTCCTGATCAGAATAGACTTTTTGTAGGGCTAAATAATGGGGAAGTTCACATATATTCCATTAAACATGGAAACCATGTGCATTCTTTGCCTCAATTCAAAAAAATGAATGGGTGGAGTTCAGATATTCGAAGTATATGTTTTTCTACGAAAAAAGATATTTTTGCAATTAGCTCTGGAGCTTTCGAAGGCGAGAGTGGATACATTAAACTATTTGAGGCAGAACAATATAAACTAATAAATGATTTTTCTTCATATGTACAGATACCGGTACTCGCCAGATATTCGCCGGACGAACATTTTATAATTGTAGATGGAAAAAATGGCACAACGATTTGGGACCTGGAGACTGGAAAAGTTCTAAAGCGACATAAACAGACCATCTTTAAACCATGCACGATTCTTTCAAAGGAAGGTAGCATAGCCGTTCCATTGGAAGAAACGGTCAGAATTTTTTCAGAACAAAATAAAAACGAGCGCACTATAACTATCCCAAGGACGAATAAGTATGATTTTGGTTTCATTAATTACATTGCAATAGCCCCCAAGGTTAATAAGATGCTCATCCAACGTTGGGGGAGTGAAGAGGTGATCTTACACGATTACCATAGCGGAAAAATATTAGAACATTATAATACTGGAATAGTGTCGTTTCCGCCTCTCTTTACGCCGGCAGAAGATGCGTTTCTTACAGTTACCCATCACAATGTTGTACTCTGGGATATAAATAGTAATAAAAGTATGGTTAGTATTGAAAAAAAAGATGCTTTTATAGGATTTGAGAGAGCTGTTTTTACCCAAAATGGGGAATTCGCCATACTTTATACTCAGGGACTGACAGGTTCCGCGCTGGTGCTGGATATGAAAAAAGGGGAAATTATCCGCAGCTTTTCAGAGAAAAAATACCAAATACATAACAATTCCTATTGGGTAGTTGATTCACCCCCAAAGGACCCAATGTTGCTTGATTATGGGAAACGAGGAAAAATTACAATTATTAATCCAACCAATGGTGAAATAAAACAAGAACTTGTAGGGGGAGGTGGAGATATAACTGCAGTATCAGTCTCAGGTGATGGGAGGTTGATAGCAATAGCTGGAGAAGAAAGAAATATTTGCATATGGAGATTGAACGATGGTGTAATGACGCATACGTTTCAGTATCACAGCGGCAGAATAACGAGCTTAGTTTTTTCCAATGATGGAAAACGGATATTAAGTGCAAGTGATGATGGTAGCGTAGGCGTTTGGAAGTTATCAAACGGAGCCTTAATTGCCAATTTGTTTGATTTTGACAATAGCTGGGTGGTCGTTAACCCAGAGGGATATTTTGACACAGATCGGCCTGAATCTATTCCAGGATTATCTTGGATAATGCCTGATGATCCTTTAACACCTATTCCGATAGAAATATTTCTGCGAGATTATTTTAAACCATATTTACTGCCCCAAATATTGACTGGGGGCAAGTTTAAGCAAATTCGTGATTTGAAAAACCTTAACAGAATACAACCAAAGGTTAAAATTTTAAGTGTTAGACAAGCCGATTCTCCAACAGAGGTTAACGTAAATGTTGAAGTAGAATCTGTTACAACAACAATAAGAGAAAATGGTAAAAAGAAAAAGGTTATGTCTGGGGTTCATGATTTACGAATTTATCGCCAAGGAAGAATTGTTTCTCAGTGGCCAAAAAATAATAAAGACACTTATAAAGATATAGATACTAAATCCAAAACAGAACTCATAGCTTGGCGCAAAGCATCTAAGATAAAATTGGATAAGAATGGTAAAGCAATTAAAACTTTTACAGTAAAAATACCCCGGAATACGAATCTTAAAGAGACCAATTTCTCAGCATATGCTTTTAATTCAGATCGGGTAAAGAGCAATACTTCATCCATCGTATATCAAAATAAAACAAAAATAAGCAAGGGAAAACGTTGCGCACATGTTATTGCAGTAGGGATTTCAAATAACCAAGATTTTAACTGGCGTTTGGGGTTTGCAGCTGAGGATGCAAAATTGATTCAGCAAAAAGTTGTGGAGCATTTAAAAAGTGAAGGGCAGTATGACAAAGTAAACAAAATTGGTTTGATCACATCTCCTCCTGATTTTGGATTGCTGCAAAGTAGCCAACTATCCAACACTGAAGATATAATTCAACCAACTAAAGATAACATTAAATTGGTTATTGATATCCTATCTGGCAAGGCAGTTAGACCTGATCTTTTAAATAAAATCCCTCAAAGTATTTTATTAGATCTTAAACCAGTTGCTCCTGAAGATATGATAATTTTGTCATTTTCATGTCATGGAGTTACAAGCGAGAACGGTGAGTTTTATCTCATACCTTATGATATTGGCTCAAATAGAAGAAACGAAGATAAATCTGTGATGTTGTCAAAAGCTATCTCAAGCCAGGAATTATCATCCTGGTTAATTTCTCTTGACGCTGAACTCTTGATGATTATTGACACTTGTCATTCCGCATCTGCTATAGAAATTAATGGATTCAAACCCGCGCCGTTAGGAAATTTAGGATTGGGACAATTATCTTATGATAAAAAAATGCCAATTTTAACAGCGTCTACAGCTAATGAAGTTGCTTGGGCAAAAGGCTATAGCTTGCTTTCATATGCTTTCGCATATGAAGGAATTGGGGAAAAGAAAGCGGCAAAACATGGGAAAGTAACTCTTAGAGATGCATTACATTATGCAGTTGATCGAGTTCCGATGTTATATAAGGAGAGGATACGAAATGAAGCCCCAATTAAGATACAAACTCCTAAGCTGTTCGATTTTAATAAAAGCTTGTAG
- a CDS encoding IS3 family transposase, whose product MKRKNYSKELKSKVALAAIKGNQTVNEIASEFGIHTSLVNRWKKEAIEALPLVFGNSQAKQTKETEIERARLYQKVGQLQVELDWLKKKQRTPLMSIEDKKQRIQPKNSKLSIQRQCELIGLPRSSYYREGRAGQETPTNLEFMRLIDNEYTAHPFYGTRQIRNALRRNGYKINRKRIQRLMRKMGIQSIAPKPNTSKAHPQNKVYPYLLRNVEVTRSNQVWCTDITYIPLSGGFVYLTAVMDWYSRHVLSWELSITMDNEFCISSLERALRCHGTPYIFNTDQGSQYTSHEFTKVLKDKDIKISMDGKGRCLDNIFIERLWRSVKYEEIYVNEFRSVEQLRKHLKKYFDFYNNERPHQSFNGQTPAEVYYGENQLSLVG is encoded by the coding sequence TTGAAACGAAAAAACTACAGTAAAGAATTAAAAAGTAAGGTCGCATTGGCAGCCATAAAAGGTAACCAAACTGTCAATGAGATTGCCTCTGAGTTCGGTATTCATACAAGCCTTGTAAATAGATGGAAAAAGGAAGCAATCGAAGCCCTTCCATTGGTATTTGGCAATAGCCAGGCAAAACAAACCAAAGAAACAGAGATTGAACGAGCCCGTTTATATCAAAAGGTCGGCCAACTCCAGGTAGAACTGGATTGGCTAAAAAAAAAACAGCGGACACCTTTGATGAGTATTGAAGATAAAAAACAGCGGATTCAACCCAAGAACTCCAAACTCAGTATTCAAAGGCAATGTGAGCTGATAGGGCTCCCACGTTCCAGTTATTACCGTGAAGGCCGGGCCGGACAGGAAACGCCTACAAATTTGGAATTCATGAGGTTAATTGACAATGAATATACCGCCCATCCTTTCTATGGTACCCGCCAAATTCGCAATGCCCTCAGGCGTAACGGATATAAGATTAACCGCAAACGGATTCAACGACTGATGCGGAAAATGGGAATTCAGTCCATTGCACCGAAACCAAATACCAGCAAGGCTCATCCCCAAAATAAAGTGTATCCATATCTTTTGAGGAACGTTGAAGTAACCAGATCAAATCAGGTGTGGTGTACGGATATAACATATATTCCACTTTCTGGTGGCTTCGTTTATTTGACGGCTGTCATGGATTGGTATAGTCGTCATGTTCTCTCTTGGGAACTATCAATAACCATGGACAACGAGTTTTGTATATCCTCTTTGGAGAGAGCGTTACGATGTCATGGAACACCCTATATATTCAACACGGATCAAGGATCTCAATACACAAGCCACGAGTTTACAAAAGTATTGAAAGATAAGGACATTAAAATCAGCATGGATGGAAAAGGCCGATGTCTCGATAATATTTTCATCGAACGACTGTGGCGCAGTGTGAAGTATGAAGAAATTTATGTAAATGAATTTCGATCTGTTGAACAGTTGCGCAAGCACTTGAAAAAATACTTTGATTTTTACAACAATGAACGACCTCACCAAAGTTTTAACGGCCAGACGCCTGCCGAAGTGTATTATGGCGAAAATCAGTTAAGTCTTGTGGGATGA
- a CDS encoding ATP-binding protein, which translates to MFNESFGVRKVFICPEVDYFRRIINEPPKKNTRDLSTLLGGLLSKRVSNRDLIFICGGPGSGKSTICKLLCDQLSKNENIYPVLLKLRKLKDCNNVTGFIEKSLRNEHLIGDIQDLRLLKNIVIVLDGFDEVVMANRDKLKNFFIILKDELQTYPFRETKIIISGRDTLFPNGYGIPDYSHVLELRPFNKQRGKRWGEKWNDIKNCMPNGKKFRPEIHFSSEESEKKTALNHLVSWPLTLHLVARVHANGFIDLSKNINIGKAFIYKFILHDTSLRQESKGGDFRDLARFDQKTMRKFLMEVARCVRIVVVSNEKPIRQFEQGVEWI; encoded by the coding sequence ATGTTTAATGAATCATTCGGGGTTCGGAAAGTTTTTATTTGTCCAGAAGTGGACTATTTCAGGCGAATTATTAATGAACCCCCTAAGAAAAATACAAGAGATCTATCTACATTATTAGGTGGCCTACTAAGCAAAAGAGTTTCCAATAGAGATTTAATTTTTATTTGTGGCGGCCCTGGATCAGGTAAATCGACGATTTGTAAACTTTTATGCGATCAACTTTCGAAAAATGAAAATATTTATCCCGTTTTATTAAAATTAAGAAAATTAAAGGATTGTAACAATGTAACCGGGTTTATAGAAAAATCATTAAGAAATGAGCATCTAATAGGAGATATCCAGGACCTAAGATTATTAAAAAATATTGTTATAGTTTTAGATGGCTTCGATGAGGTCGTTATGGCAAACAGAGATAAATTAAAAAATTTCTTCATTATATTAAAGGATGAACTCCAGACCTATCCATTTAGAGAAACTAAAATCATTATTTCTGGTCGAGACACATTATTTCCTAACGGTTATGGTATTCCTGATTATTCTCACGTATTAGAGTTAAGGCCATTCAATAAGCAGAGAGGCAAGCGATGGGGCGAAAAATGGAATGATATCAAAAATTGTATGCCCAACGGTAAAAAATTTCGCCCGGAGATACACTTTTCCTCTGAAGAGTCTGAAAAGAAAACAGCCTTAAATCATTTGGTGTCATGGCCATTAACGTTGCACTTAGTAGCTAGAGTCCATGCCAACGGATTTATTGATCTATCAAAAAATATAAACATTGGAAAAGCCTTCATATATAAATTTATTTTACATGATACCTCGCTGAGACAGGAAAGCAAAGGAGGAGATTTCCGTGATTTAGCAAGATTTGATCAAAAGACAATGCGAAAGTTTTTGATGGAAGTTGCCCGATGTGTCAGGATAGTTGTCGTGTCGAACGAAAAGCCAATAAGACAATTTGAACAGGGCGTGGAATGGATATGA
- a CDS encoding IS3 family transposase (programmed frameshift) — protein sequence MIQKILLNPGTPMVNFSKEANVPNSTVATWLRNYKKRNGSTVGSKKKTWSAERKFQAVLETASLSEAEKNEYCRKHGIYPEQLEEWKKDCISGCRKSPDQNFVKKTKQKEQELQRKTKALEKELTRKEKALAEAAALLVLKKKVQGHLGGQRGRMIPTEDKMQILSLVEEACKSGARQCKACEIIGISERTLQRWQKKTTAEIEDKRPHAERNPANKLSEEEKHMIIDICNSQEYGSLPPSQIVPMLCDQGIYVASEASFYRTLRENGLQNHRGKTRYKTNKKPTGFTATGPNQVWTWDITYLPAALKGSFYYLYMITDIYSRKIVAWEVHDRQSDELASELVKRGYLSEGVNGNEIVLHSDNGSPMKGATMLCTLQQLGVVPSFSRPSVSNDNPYSEALFKTLKYAPSYPSGPFESLEACREWVLNFVRWYNNVHRHSGIKFVTPNERHTGADRTILEARQKVYLEAKAKKPERWSRGIRDWTVVTEVSLNPEKNDNRPAA from the exons ATGATTCAGAAAATTCTTTTAAACCCAGGCACGCCGATGGTAAACTTTTCAAAAGAGGCTAACGTTCCAAATTCAACGGTAGCAACCTGGCTAAGAAATTACAAAAAAAGGAATGGGAGTACAGTGGGCTCGAAGAAGAAAACCTGGTCAGCCGAGAGGAAATTTCAGGCAGTATTGGAAACTGCGTCGTTAAGTGAAGCAGAAAAAAATGAATATTGCCGGAAACATGGAATATACCCGGAACAGTTAGAAGAGTGGAAGAAAGACTGTATATCCGGATGTAGAAAGAGCCCCGATCAAAATTTTGTCAAGAAAACCAAGCAAAAAGAGCAAGAATTGCAACGCAAGACTAAAGCCCTTGAAAAAGAATTAACCCGTAAGGAGAAAGCGTTAGCAGAAGCTGCCGCCCTGCTTGTGTTAAAAAAAAAAGTCCAGG GACATCTGGGGGGACAAAGGGGAAGAATGATTCCTACTGAAGACAAAATGCAGATATTGTCTTTGGTGGAAGAAGCTTGTAAATCCGGTGCTCGCCAATGTAAGGCTTGTGAAATAATAGGAATTTCAGAAAGGACCTTACAGCGGTGGCAGAAAAAAACGACTGCTGAAATAGAAGATAAGCGCCCCCATGCAGAAAGAAATCCTGCAAACAAATTGTCTGAAGAAGAAAAACATATGATTATAGATATTTGTAATAGTCAGGAGTATGGAAGCTTACCGCCAAGCCAGATTGTTCCCATGCTTTGTGATCAGGGGATCTATGTCGCATCCGAAGCAAGCTTCTATAGGACACTGAGAGAGAACGGTCTTCAGAACCATAGAGGTAAAACCCGGTATAAAACAAATAAAAAACCGACGGGTTTTACAGCAACAGGGCCTAATCAGGTCTGGACATGGGATATAACCTACCTTCCAGCGGCGCTAAAGGGTTCGTTTTATTACCTTTATATGATAACGGATATTTACAGTCGTAAGATAGTAGCTTGGGAAGTCCATGACAGGCAAAGTGATGAGCTGGCCTCCGAGCTTGTAAAAAGGGGGTATCTGTCAGAGGGTGTAAATGGCAATGAAATAGTGCTTCATTCAGATAATGGCTCCCCGATGAAAGGTGCGACCATGCTGTGCACTCTTCAGCAACTTGGAGTTGTCCCCTCATTCAGTCGGCCGTCGGTAAGTAACGATAATCCTTATTCAGAAGCATTGTTCAAAACCCTGAAATATGCCCCTTCATACCCTTCCGGCCCTTTTGAGAGCTTGGAGGCCTGTAGAGAATGGGTACTGAATTTTGTTCGCTGGTACAATAATGTCCACCGTCACAGTGGTATAAAATTTGTTACCCCAAATGAAAGGCATACAGGGGCAGATAGGACGATTTTAGAGGCCCGTCAAAAGGTATATCTGGAAGCAAAGGCAAAAAAACCAGAACGTTGGAGCCGTGGAATCAGAGATTGGACTGTGGTAACAGAAGTCTCTCTTAATCCTGAAAAAAACGATAACCGTCCAGCAGCTTAA
- a CDS encoding IS256 family transposase translates to MNNDDTVFDFQKALKGIQEGKPFTGKDGVLTSLIKNLAEAALEAELDSHLGREVSANRRNGKSKKTIKSLDGNFELETPRDRDGTFSPKIIKKHQTTLSNEIEQKIIALYGLGMSYNDMAAHLKEIYGLEISNGTLSAVTDKIIHTVKEWQARPLENVYPIVWLDAIHYKIKENGKVCSKAVYTILGVNIKGRKEVLGLYISENEGANFWLQVLTDISNRGVNDILIACVDGLKGFPEAIESIFPDTEVQLCVVHQIRNSLRYVGSKNQKEFMTDLKRVYKAVNKELAESELDILENKWKDKYPIVIKSWRNNWERLSQYFKYPEDIRRIIYTTNTIEAVHRQFRKLTKTKGAFPNQDSLLKLLYMGIQNASKKWTMPIQNWSLTISQLAIFFEGRLDQELKI, encoded by the coding sequence ATGAACAACGACGACACAGTATTTGATTTTCAAAAAGCACTCAAAGGAATTCAGGAAGGAAAACCCTTCACTGGTAAAGATGGTGTGCTGACATCATTGATTAAAAATCTTGCAGAAGCTGCTCTTGAAGCAGAGCTTGATTCTCATCTCGGGCGGGAAGTCTCCGCCAACCGCCGCAATGGAAAAAGCAAAAAGACCATTAAATCTTTAGACGGGAATTTTGAACTGGAAACTCCTCGCGACAGAGATGGTACTTTTTCTCCAAAGATTATCAAAAAACATCAAACAACGCTGAGCAATGAAATTGAGCAAAAAATTATAGCCCTTTACGGTCTGGGCATGAGCTATAATGATATGGCTGCCCATTTGAAGGAGATTTACGGCCTTGAGATTTCAAACGGCACTTTGAGTGCGGTAACCGATAAAATTATCCATACCGTCAAAGAGTGGCAGGCCCGACCGTTAGAGAATGTGTATCCCATCGTCTGGCTTGATGCCATCCATTATAAAATCAAAGAGAATGGAAAGGTTTGCAGCAAGGCAGTTTATACAATCCTGGGCGTCAATATCAAAGGACGTAAAGAAGTTCTCGGACTCTACATATCCGAAAACGAAGGTGCGAACTTCTGGCTCCAGGTGTTAACCGATATTTCTAACCGTGGGGTGAACGATATCCTCATTGCCTGTGTTGACGGTCTTAAAGGATTCCCGGAAGCGATTGAATCCATATTCCCTGATACTGAGGTCCAGCTTTGTGTCGTCCACCAAATCCGGAATTCCCTGAGATATGTGGGATCGAAAAATCAGAAAGAATTTATGACGGATCTCAAACGGGTTTATAAAGCGGTTAACAAGGAATTGGCCGAATCCGAATTGGATATCCTTGAAAACAAATGGAAAGACAAATATCCGATTGTAATAAAGTCCTGGCGAAATAACTGGGAACGACTCAGCCAGTATTTCAAGTATCCGGAAGATATCCGGCGCATCATTTACACCACGAATACTATAGAGGCCGTACATCGGCAGTTCCGGAAGCTGACGAAAACCAAAGGAGCATTCCCAAACCAGGACAGCCTGCTAAAGTTGCTTTATATGGGTATCCAAAACGCCAGTAAAAAATGGACAATGCCAATCCAGAATTGGTCCCTCACGATTTCTCAATTGGCCATCTTTTTCGAAGGGCGGCTTGATCAGGAGCTGAAAATCTGA
- a CDS encoding DUF4062 domain-containing protein yields the protein MKKKYQYFVSSTYTDLKEERGEIIQAILNLDGIPVGMEFFPASGINQEQLIKRLLDECDYYVLILGGRYGSMNSEGVGYTEMEYDYARENGIPIISFLHYDPDALPRNKTETDSTQYQKLQTFRNKAKTTNCQFWVDVKDLSTKVTASLAQSIILTPRPGWVRVNERVQQALFPSIEKSGSDILLIHLKGLDVEVNIYIQFFEEDSNSDSFDDLVKTKSFKLEQDHNVFTINKKDLMEFKGKIFKLFCKINNADRNRIYDLLCDNGYTVNGPGHEDQRMNGKWLVWFLTSQEPINFASGNVGTINQVLTSRAYPRVKDKTHSV from the coding sequence ATGAAAAAAAAATATCAATATTTTGTTAGCTCTACATATACTGATTTAAAAGAAGAGCGAGGGGAAATAATTCAGGCTATCCTTAACCTGGATGGGATTCCTGTCGGCATGGAATTCTTTCCGGCTTCTGGAATTAATCAGGAACAACTTATAAAAAGATTACTTGATGAGTGTGATTATTACGTTCTGATTCTTGGTGGTAGGTATGGATCAATGAACTCAGAAGGGGTTGGCTATACGGAAATGGAATATGATTATGCGCGTGAAAATGGGATTCCGATAATTTCTTTTTTGCACTATGACCCTGATGCGTTACCAAGGAACAAAACCGAAACTGATTCAACTCAATATCAAAAGCTACAGACTTTTCGCAACAAAGCAAAAACTACAAATTGCCAATTTTGGGTTGATGTAAAAGATTTGAGCACAAAAGTAACTGCGAGTTTGGCTCAATCGATAATTCTAACGCCCCGTCCGGGTTGGGTTCGTGTAAACGAAAGAGTTCAACAAGCATTATTCCCAAGTATCGAGAAGTCGGGAAGTGATATATTGCTTATTCACCTAAAAGGATTGGATGTAGAGGTTAATATATATATCCAATTTTTCGAAGAAGATTCGAACTCAGACAGTTTTGATGATTTAGTGAAAACAAAATCATTTAAACTGGAACAGGATCACAACGTTTTTACAATTAACAAAAAAGATCTGATGGAATTTAAAGGCAAAATATTTAAGCTATTCTGTAAAATTAACAATGCGGATAGAAATCGTATATATGACCTGCTTTGTGATAATGGATACACTGTTAATGGCCCAGGACATGAAGATCAAAGAATGAATGGGAAATGGCTTGTCTGGTTTCTTACATCACAAGAGCCTATAAACTTTGCATCTGGAAATGTTGGAACAATAAATCAAGTTTTGACATCCAGAGCCTATCCAAGAGTTAAAGACAAAACTCATAGTGTGTAA